The Devosia sp. MC521 genome segment TTGAACAAGGTCCAACAGGAGGCCCTGATTGAACGATAGCGCTCCTGACACAAATGGCGTCACCGCGAGCGATCTGGCTCATGCCGATTATGCCACGCCGATCTTTCGGACTGTGAATACGCACAAGGGGCGTGTGGCCTTGCGGCTGGAGGCGGTGTTCTGGGATGCCATCGCCACTATGGCCCATCGCGCTAGCGTCAAGCCACCCGACATGGTGCGCGACTTGATTTCGCGGAGCAGTGAAGAGGCAACCAATCTCTCGAGTGCGCTGCGCAGCATCGTCACCCGTCAACTCCTCGTCGAAAACGACCGCCTTGCCCCCCTCGCTTCAGCCTTATCGGTGGTGCGGCTGTTGCAGACCGTACCGACGCCCTCTTTCGCGCTCGACAAAAACAAACAGCTGGTGCGCGTGAACGATGAGTTTGTGCGCTATCTGCGCTCGGTCATGGCTAAGGCGGGTGCGGTCGAGCGGGCGCAGTTGCGGCTTGAACGCCCTGCCGATGTGCTTCTAACCGAAATCCCGGCCGGATCGTCCATCGAGTGTGGCCTCTCGATCCACGTCGACAATCATGAGCGGCGGACGCAGGCGCGGATCATCATTCCGCCACCTGCCCCCGCCAATATCCTGGTCGGGTTTATCATCAACTAAGTCAGACGCTTAGAACGAGGAGCCCGGCGAGATCGCGCTGAGGCCCTTTGGCATATTGGCAACCGAGACGCTGCCACCCGCAAAGCCATGGATATAGCTTTTGCTGCCCGCAAAACTCATCAGGGGCAAATAACGCGAGTAGGCGGTGTCGAGCTCTAGGCGGTCGGTGGTGTTGTCGAGCACGTATGCGCCTTGGTCCGTGTGGACCACAAGCACGGCATGGAAAAGCCGGCGGCGCGTGTCTTGCAGCACGACAACCTGCAACTGGCTTTCATCGAACCCGAGTTCCTGAAGCATCCAGTATTTTGTAATCGCGTAATCTTCGCAGTCGCCCCAGGCAAGCTTTGCGGTTTCGCTGGGTGTCGCCCAATAGTCAGTTTGAGCCCAAACCGTGCGATCATCCCGATAGGTGATTGCGCCATTAACGGCAGCATTGACCATCGTCAGCTGATCGAGTGTAGAGCGACCTTCGGCCTGAGAGACAGCATCACGCAAGGACTGCGAAAACTGTGTCTCACAACCGTCAAATCCAAACTCGGCGCAGTTATCAGAGAAAAACCCGCTGTGATCCTGAGCGCGAATGTCGTGCCATTTTGCGGCGACCGGAAGGCGCTGCGCTGAAATCGCGACAGACTGAAAAACGTCAAGTTTAGCCTTCGGAAGAACCGTTTGTGCTTCTGGAAAAGCCCCTGCAGTCGGAGAAATTGTAGCCGTTTCTATAAGCTGCGCAGCCCCTTGCCCGTTATCGGAAAGCGACTGTGCAGACGCTCCCTCGATAGAGCACATGACAACCATCATGGCTGCAAACTGGGAAACTGACCTTATAGGCAAAACGGGGCTCTCCATAAAATTTCATCGAGAGCTTCCAACACAACGCCTAAACATTTGACAATCCGAACGGTTATAAATCATTCGTGTCCATGCATAAGTTTTTATTGATCGACACTAGTAAATCTCTAAAATTTTACCGTGTAAACTGATGCCAAGTTGGGTTTTTTGGTGCACCATCCGCAAAGTCTAGAAGTGGAGTGACCCAGTGGTCAGATCTTGGTTGAGCAAATTTGCCGCAGGCGATGTGGAACCCGAACAGCGTCGCGCCTCTGCGCCAATTGTGCCAGCAGACATCTCTGATGCGGATCGAGACCCATCGCTCGGCACGATTACATTCTCTACATTTACGCGCGTGGTGGAGCAGGAAAAGAGCCATCCCGGCGGGGCGCTCTTGTTCATCGATCTCAACGCAAAATCAGCGCGGATGACGCCAGAGATTGCCGAATTGCACGACGAGACCCTGATCTGGCTGGCGCAGGCCATCGTGCAATGCGTGCGCAGTGACGACCTTGTTTCCCACGTTGAGGGCTACAAGTTTGCCGTGCTGCTGCGCGGGGCGCAGCAAGAGATCGCGGCAAGCGTGGCCGAACGTATTCTGCAGTCGGTCGACAACACC includes the following:
- a CDS encoding ribbon-helix-helix domain-containing protein, with amino-acid sequence MNDSAPDTNGVTASDLAHADYATPIFRTVNTHKGRVALRLEAVFWDAIATMAHRASVKPPDMVRDLISRSSEEATNLSSALRSIVTRQLLVENDRLAPLASALSVVRLLQTVPTPSFALDKNKQLVRVNDEFVRYLRSVMAKAGAVERAQLRLERPADVLLTEIPAGSSIECGLSIHVDNHERRTQARIIIPPPAPANILVGFIIN
- a CDS encoding transglutaminase-like cysteine peptidase, producing MCSIEGASAQSLSDNGQGAAQLIETATISPTAGAFPEAQTVLPKAKLDVFQSVAISAQRLPVAAKWHDIRAQDHSGFFSDNCAEFGFDGCETQFSQSLRDAVSQAEGRSTLDQLTMVNAAVNGAITYRDDRTVWAQTDYWATPSETAKLAWGDCEDYAITKYWMLQELGFDESQLQVVVLQDTRRRLFHAVLVVHTDQGAYVLDNTTDRLELDTAYSRYLPLMSFAGSKSYIHGFAGGSVSVANMPKGLSAISPGSSF
- a CDS encoding diguanylate cyclase, whose amino-acid sequence is MVRSWLSKFAAGDVEPEQRRASAPIVPADISDADRDPSLGTITFSTFTRVVEQEKSHPGGALLFIDLNAKSARMTPEIAELHDETLIWLAQAIVQCVRSDDLVSHVEGYKFAVLLRGAQQEIAASVAERILQSVDNTIFLTSDGIAPLGVDVGGIVFAEFDKPTDDLVRSASDNLDTARTTDRRICVV